Within Enterobacter sp. RHBSTW-00175, the genomic segment GGCACTTTGATCAGCACCACACCCGGCGCCTGCGGGTAATCCGCGGTGCTGTCGAGAAACTTCACGCTGGATTCTTCGAGGTCGTTGTGGCGCAGGTTTTCACGCGTCGCCAGCTCGCTTAAGTAGGAATCACCGATGCTGTAAGGAGTGTGTTCCGCCAGAGCACAGCTCAGCGCGCCAAACGCATCATTCAGGATCAGAACCGGGCCGCTGATTTCAGTATCATCCAACTGTTGCAGCAGATATTCATCCGCCGCTTCCCACGCCATAAGCGGGTTGACGTCGTCCGTTTCCGGGAAACGTTTAAGGTTGAGTGAACGGAAACCGTTGTCTAAGTGGCTCATCGGCCCTCCTGAATGGTAAAATTTCGGCGTATCCCTAAAAAGGGTGCGTGAGTATACCGTTTTATTATCGATTTGGGGCGTTGATGAACCAACTTACTTATCTCCAGGGCTACCCGGAGCATTTACTTTCTCAGGTTCGCAGCCTGATTGCCGAGCAAAAGCTGGGCACGGTGCTGGAAAAACGCTACCCGGGCACCCATGATTTCGCGACCGATAAAGCGCTCTGGCAGTATACGCAGGATCTTAAAAGCCGGTACCTGAAGAGTGCGCCGCCGATCAATAAGGTGATGTACGACAACAAGATCCACGTGCTGAAAAACGCGCTCGGTCTGCATACTGCCATCTCCCGCGTACAGGGGGGCAAGCTAAAGGCGAAAGCCGAGATCCGTGTGGCGACCGTGTTCCGTAACGCGCCAGAAGCATTTCTGCGGATGATCGTAGTGCATGAACTGGCGCACCTGAAGGAGAAAGAGCACGACAAGGCGTTCTATTCCCTGTGCTGCCACATGGAGCCGCAGTACCACCAGCTCGAGTTTGATACCCGCCTGTGGCTTACGCATTTATCGTTAAATGGTAATGCGCAATAGCGCACTGGTTTTGCAATAATCCCGTGCTACAGTGGCTAAAGGTTCCCAGCTACGGAGTACGTAAACGTTTATGATACGTTTCGCAGTCATTGGTACGAACTGGATCACACGCCAGTTCGTCGACGCCGCCCACGAAACCGGCAAATATAAGCTCACCGCAGTCTATTCCCGCAGCCTTGAGCAGGCGCAGATCTTCGCGAATGATTATCTGGTCGAACACCTGTTCACTTCGCTTGATGAGATGGCCCAAAGTGATGCCATTGATGCGGTCTATATCGCCAGCCCTAACTCCCTGCACTTTCCGCAAACGAAGCTGTTCCTCAGCCATAAAAAACATGTGATTTGCGAGAAGCCGCTGGCCTCCAATATTCAGGAAGTAGAAGCCGCTATCGCCCTGGCGCGTGAAAATCAGGTGGTGCTGTTCGAAGCGTTCAAAACCGCCAGCCTGCCGAACTTCCTGCTGTTGCAGCAGTCCCTGCCGAAGCTTGGCAACGTGCGTAAGGCTTTCATCAACTACTGCCAGTACTCGTCGCGCTACCAGCGCTACCTGGACGGCGAAAACCCGAATACCTTTAATCCGGCCTTCTCGAACGGGTCGATTATGGATATTGGCTTTTACTGTCTGGCCTCGGCAGTGGCGCTGTGGGGTGAGCCGCACAGCGTAACCGCCACGGCCAGCCTGCTGGAAAGCGGCGTAGATGCACACGGTGTCGTGGTGCTGGACTACGGTGATTTCAGCGTCACGCTGCAACACTCTAAAGTGAGTGATTCGGTGCTGCCGAGCGAAATTCAGGGTGAAGCCGGATCGCTGGTGATTGAGAAGATCTCTGAATGTCAGAAAGTGAGCTTCGTGCCGCGCGGCGGGAAAGCGCAAGAGCTGACGCAACCACAGCATATTAACACTATGCTCTATGAGGCAGAGGTCTTTGCACGGCTGGTAGAAAATAATGAAGTGAATCACCCTGGGCTTTCGGTAAGCCGCACCACGGCGAAGCTGCAAACAGAGATCCGCCGTCAGACTGGCGTGGTGTTCCCGGCAGACGACGTGAGCGCAAAAGCGATCGCGTAAAGCTGTGTAATGAAATCATGCACACCATTGACGAAACCGATGGTCTGACATACTTTGTTACCCACAAAGGGGAGTAACTTCTTCGCCGGTGGATCGTCATTACGATGCGTGCAAAATCGCATCCGGTCGCCGGGCAACTGAAAAGCATGGCTTTTTAGTTGTAAGTGAGACCTTGCCGGAAGGCGAGGTCTATGCATAAAAAGCTAACGGCTATCGTCTTCTGACCATGGCCGTTTTTGTTTTTTATGTGTAAGGAAAATAGTATGCATTCTGTCGGCACTCCAATGTTGTGGGGCGGATTCGCGATCGTCGTGCTTATCATGCTGGCGATAGACCTCTTTTTGCAGGGACGTCGCGGCGCACATGGCATGACCATGAAACAGGCTGCCGTTTGGTCGCTGGTATGGGTTACCCTCTCTCTTCTCTTTTGTGCCGCCTTTTGGTGGTATCTGGCCTCAACCGAAGGCCGCGCGGTTGCCGATCCTCAGGCGCTGGCGTTCCTCACGGGTTATTTGATTGAAAAAGCGCTGGCCGTGGATAACGTCTTCGTCTGGCTGATGCTGTTCAGTTACTTCGCCGTTCCTGCCGCACTGCAACGCCGCGTACTGGTATACGGCGTGCTGGGGGCGATCGTTCTGCGTACCATCATGATCTTTGCCGGCAGCTGGCTGATAACCCAGTTCGAATGGCTGCTGTATGTCTTCGGCGCCTTCCTGCTGTTCACCGGGATCAAAATGGCGCTGGCGAAAGAAGACGGCTCCGCCATTGGCGATCGCCCGCTGGTGAAGTGGATCCGTGGACATCTGCGCATGACGGACAAGATCGAGAGCGAACACTTCTTCGTGCGAAAAAACGGTCTGATGTTTGCCACACCGTTGCTGCTGGTACTGATTCTGGTTGAGCTGAGCGACGTTATTTTCGCGGTAGACAGTATTCCGGCTATCTTCGCGGTGACCACTGACCCGTTCATTGTGCTGACCTCTAACCTGTTCGCGATCCTTGGCCTGCGTGCGATGTACTTCCTGCTGGCGGGCGCGGCAGAGCGCTTCTCGATGCTGAAATACGGCCTGTCGGTGATCCTGGTGTTTATCGGTATCAAGATGCTGATTGTCGATTTCTACCATATCCCGATCGCCATTTCGCTCGGAGTGGTGTTTGGCATTCTGTTCGTGACGCTGATTATCAATACCTGGGTTAATCGCCAGCACGATAAGAAGCAGCAGGTGTAGTGCGTTTTGCCCGGTGGCGCTGTGCTTACCGGGCACTCCCGTTAATCAATAGTTAAAAAACATGACGCAACACGTAAAATCCAGCATTTTACGCTTCCCTCCTCGCCCACTTTCCCTATACTCGACCAGGCAAACATTTACTTACATCCGGACATAAATGTGACTTAGAGCACATCTGGGATGGAACGCAATTTCACTTAAGGAACAACGATGACTACACAATCATCTGGCCTGCTTCAACGTCTGATGCAAGGCAGCCTCGTCAAGCAAATTCTGGTTGGTCTGGTTTTGGGGATCCTGCTGGCAATGGTATCCAAACCCGCCGCTGAAGCCACCGGGCTGCTCGGTACCCTCTTCGTGGGCGCACTCAAAGCCGTTGCCCCGGTACTGGTTCTGATGCTGGTCATGGCCTCTATCGCGAATCACCAGCACGGACAAAAAACCAACATTCGCCCTATTCTGTTCCTGTATCTTCTGGGAACCTTCTCTGCTGCATTAACTGCCGTTGTGTTCAGCTTCCTGTTCCCGTCCACGCTGCATCTGACCAGCGCCGCCGGTGATATCACAC encodes:
- a CDS encoding Gfo/Idh/MocA family protein — protein: MIRFAVIGTNWITRQFVDAAHETGKYKLTAVYSRSLEQAQIFANDYLVEHLFTSLDEMAQSDAIDAVYIASPNSLHFPQTKLFLSHKKHVICEKPLASNIQEVEAAIALARENQVVLFEAFKTASLPNFLLLQQSLPKLGNVRKAFINYCQYSSRYQRYLDGENPNTFNPAFSNGSIMDIGFYCLASAVALWGEPHSVTATASLLESGVDAHGVVVLDYGDFSVTLQHSKVSDSVLPSEIQGEAGSLVIEKISECQKVSFVPRGGKAQELTQPQHINTMLYEAEVFARLVENNEVNHPGLSVSRTTAKLQTEIRRQTGVVFPADDVSAKAIA
- a CDS encoding YgjP-like metallopeptidase domain-containing protein gives rise to the protein MNQLTYLQGYPEHLLSQVRSLIAEQKLGTVLEKRYPGTHDFATDKALWQYTQDLKSRYLKSAPPINKVMYDNKIHVLKNALGLHTAISRVQGGKLKAKAEIRVATVFRNAPEAFLRMIVVHELAHLKEKEHDKAFYSLCCHMEPQYHQLEFDTRLWLTHLSLNGNAQ
- a CDS encoding TerC family protein; the protein is MHSVGTPMLWGGFAIVVLIMLAIDLFLQGRRGAHGMTMKQAAVWSLVWVTLSLLFCAAFWWYLASTEGRAVADPQALAFLTGYLIEKALAVDNVFVWLMLFSYFAVPAALQRRVLVYGVLGAIVLRTIMIFAGSWLITQFEWLLYVFGAFLLFTGIKMALAKEDGSAIGDRPLVKWIRGHLRMTDKIESEHFFVRKNGLMFATPLLLVLILVELSDVIFAVDSIPAIFAVTTDPFIVLTSNLFAILGLRAMYFLLAGAAERFSMLKYGLSVILVFIGIKMLIVDFYHIPIAISLGVVFGILFVTLIINTWVNRQHDKKQQV